Proteins from one Acidobacteriota bacterium genomic window:
- a CDS encoding succinate dehydrogenase cytochrome b subunit, with protein MSQTIGFISSTLGKKVLMAATGIILFGFVVGHMLGNLQIYLGAERLNHYAHLLQTNKPFLWTVRSVLLFCVAVHIIAAVQVWLRNRAARPVKYRVFNPPAVDYAARTMMWSGPILALFIIYHLLDFTVGTANPDFVRGEVYHNVVASFSNPVIAFFYIAANVLLAFHLYHGLWSLFQTFGWDHPRFGWLRRVPAVFFSVLIGAANVSIPLAVLTGVIR; from the coding sequence ATGAGTCAAACCATAGGGTTCATCAGCTCGACGCTGGGCAAGAAGGTATTGATGGCCGCTACGGGCATCATCCTGTTCGGTTTCGTAGTCGGCCACATGCTTGGCAATCTCCAGATCTACCTGGGAGCGGAACGGCTCAACCACTACGCACATCTGCTGCAAACCAACAAACCGTTTCTGTGGACTGTTCGTTCGGTCTTGCTCTTCTGCGTTGCCGTCCACATCATTGCGGCGGTTCAGGTGTGGCTGCGAAACCGGGCTGCGCGTCCCGTCAAGTACCGGGTCTTCAACCCTCCGGCGGTCGACTACGCGGCACGCACCATGATGTGGAGCGGGCCGATCCTCGCCCTCTTCATCATCTACCATCTGCTGGATTTCACGGTTGGCACGGCGAATCCGGATTTCGTGCGCGGAGAGGTGTATCACAACGTTGTCGCCAGCTTCAGCAACCCGGTGATCGCCTTTTTCTACATCGCCGCGAACGTCTTGCTTGCGTTCCACCTCTACCATGGGCTCTGGAGCCTCTTCCAGACCTTCGGCTGGGACCACCCGCGATTCGGCTGGCTGCGGCGGGTTCCGGCAGTCTTCTTCTCGGTGCTGATCGGTGCCGCAAATGTTTCCATCCCGTTGGCCGTGCTGACGGGCGTGATCAGGTAG
- a CDS encoding fumarate reductase/succinate dehydrogenase flavoprotein subunit produces MKLDPRIPSGPLAEKWQRLRDELKLVSPANKRKHSIIVVGTGLAGGAAAASLGELGYKVKAFCYQDSARRAHSIAAQGGINAAKDYQNDGDTVYRLFYDTIKGGDYRAREANVYRLAEVSNNIIDQCVAQGIPFAREYGGYLANRSFGGAQVSRTFYARGQTGQQLLLGAYSALNAQVAAGSVEVFPRTEMLDLVLIDGRARGIVTRNMVTGAVECHVADAVLLCTGGYSNVYFLSTNAKGCNVTAAWRAHKRGAGFANPCFTQIHPTCIPQAGDYQSKLTLMSESLRNDGRVWVPKMVGEVREPGDIPENERDYYLERIYPAFGNLVPRDVASRNAKNVCDEGRGVGPGKRGVYLDFEDAINRLGEDVIRARYGNLFDMYEMITGEDPYKVPMRIYPAPHYTMGGLWVDYFLQSNVAGLFVLGEANFSDHGANRLGASALMQGLADGYFVIPYTLGEYLATNKLEAVAEDQEECAEVMGEVEGRTKKLIEINGSRTVDSLHRELGLLMLDECGMARTEKGLTEAIDKIAALRAEFWSDVRVTGTGTELNQELEKAGRVADFFELAELMCRDALRREESCGGHFREEFQTEEGEALRDDENWTNVTVWEYTGEDSEPVAHTEDLEFETVQPTQRSYK; encoded by the coding sequence ATGAAACTCGACCCACGCATTCCGTCGGGCCCTCTGGCCGAAAAATGGCAGCGGTTGAGGGACGAACTCAAGCTTGTGAGCCCGGCGAACAAACGCAAGCACTCGATCATCGTTGTCGGTACCGGCCTCGCCGGTGGCGCGGCGGCGGCGAGCCTTGGTGAGCTCGGGTACAAGGTCAAGGCGTTCTGTTATCAGGACAGTGCGCGTCGAGCGCACTCGATCGCGGCACAGGGTGGCATCAACGCCGCCAAGGACTACCAGAACGACGGCGATACCGTCTACCGCCTTTTCTACGACACGATCAAGGGCGGCGACTACCGCGCGCGAGAAGCCAATGTTTACCGACTGGCCGAGGTTTCGAACAACATCATCGACCAGTGCGTGGCGCAAGGAATACCCTTCGCACGTGAATACGGCGGCTACCTGGCCAACCGTTCCTTCGGAGGGGCACAGGTTTCCCGGACCTTTTACGCGCGCGGTCAGACCGGGCAGCAACTGCTTTTGGGTGCGTACTCAGCGCTCAACGCGCAGGTTGCCGCCGGCTCGGTCGAGGTTTTCCCGCGGACCGAGATGCTCGATCTGGTCCTGATCGACGGGCGGGCGCGGGGCATCGTTACCCGAAATATGGTGACCGGCGCCGTGGAGTGCCACGTGGCCGATGCGGTGCTCTTGTGCACCGGCGGGTACTCCAACGTCTATTTCCTTTCGACCAACGCAAAGGGCTGCAACGTCACCGCAGCATGGCGCGCCCACAAGCGGGGAGCCGGGTTCGCCAACCCGTGCTTCACCCAGATCCACCCGACCTGCATTCCCCAGGCGGGCGACTACCAGTCGAAGCTGACCCTGATGTCGGAGTCGCTGCGCAACGACGGGCGGGTGTGGGTGCCCAAGATGGTCGGCGAGGTACGCGAGCCGGGAGACATCCCCGAGAATGAGCGGGACTACTACCTCGAGCGGATCTATCCGGCCTTCGGTAACCTCGTGCCGCGAGACGTGGCGTCGCGGAATGCAAAGAATGTTTGTGACGAGGGGCGTGGAGTCGGACCTGGCAAACGCGGTGTCTATCTCGACTTCGAAGATGCCATCAACCGCCTCGGTGAGGACGTCATTCGCGCCCGCTACGGCAACTTGTTCGACATGTACGAGATGATCACCGGGGAGGACCCGTACAAGGTTCCGATGCGTATCTATCCGGCGCCGCACTACACGATGGGCGGCCTGTGGGTGGACTACTTCCTTCAGAGCAACGTTGCGGGGCTTTTCGTGCTCGGCGAGGCGAACTTCTCGGACCACGGGGCCAACCGCCTCGGTGCCTCGGCCCTCATGCAGGGCCTCGCCGATGGATATTTTGTCATTCCCTACACCCTGGGCGAGTACCTCGCGACCAACAAGCTCGAAGCCGTCGCCGAGGATCAGGAGGAGTGCGCGGAGGTGATGGGGGAGGTCGAAGGGCGAACCAAGAAGCTCATCGAAATCAACGGTTCACGCACGGTCGACTCCCTCCATCGCGAGCTCGGCTTGTTGATGCTCGACGAATGCGGCATGGCCAGGACCGAGAAGGGCCTGACCGAGGCGATTGACAAGATCGCTGCCCTCAGGGCCGAGTTCTGGTCGGACGTGAGGGTGACCGGCACGGGCACCGAGCTCAATCAGGAGCTCGAGAAAGCCGGCAGGGTCGCCGATTTCTTCGAGCTCGCCGAGCTCATGTGTCGCGACGCCCTGCGACGCGAGGAATCCTGCGGCGGTCACTTCCGAGAGGAATTCCAAACCGAGGAGGGAGAAGCCCTTCGCGACGACGAGAACTGGACCAACGTCACCGTGTGGGAGTACACCGGCGAGGATTCCGAGCCGGTGGCCCATACCGAGGACCTCGAGTTCGAGACCGTGCAGC
- the hemA gene encoding glutamyl-tRNA reductase, whose product MDRIGVVGASFRTAHIDKLSAAALPPDFPRENLVELARLAGFSELVYLGTCNRVEFYFRGESRIHTNPLLFHLRRSLADLTDGQCQLPEEDSLYVYFGRTAVRHLFRVTSALDSMMVGEAQIMGQAKEAHEIAHNSGLLGGILDQTFHEAFHLAKRIRTETELARRPVSLVTLVERKLNEHLDTSSTPVLILGAGEMARQTLKLVRGNDSTRPVIVANRTPERAREMAGDDPNISTMPLEEAAAKLPQVGTVLAVTSSHEALLDRNAVASVRDRLPDGEELLIVDLAMPQNVSREAGSLGRVVLHGIEEMREEAETNRKRRLEELDRCEKLVEHQLTILRRHLLDRALSPAARSIQKSFTEMADRAVQHSFSKELAHLGEEERRAVEKMAKGLAKRLVQVPLKGLKVAAAHHSSAVIDGFLIGLRSSDRSRKDEDR is encoded by the coding sequence TTGGATCGTATCGGCGTCGTTGGCGCCTCATTCCGCACGGCTCACATCGACAAGCTCTCCGCGGCCGCCTTGCCGCCAGATTTCCCGAGGGAAAACCTGGTCGAGCTGGCCCGTCTCGCGGGCTTTTCCGAACTGGTGTACCTCGGTACGTGCAACCGCGTCGAGTTCTACTTTCGAGGGGAAAGCCGGATTCATACCAATCCCCTGCTCTTCCATCTGCGGCGAAGCCTGGCCGACCTCACCGACGGCCAGTGCCAGCTGCCGGAGGAGGACTCCCTGTACGTCTATTTCGGACGAACCGCCGTGCGCCACCTGTTTCGCGTCACCTCGGCTCTCGACTCGATGATGGTCGGAGAAGCACAGATCATGGGACAGGCGAAGGAGGCGCACGAGATCGCCCACAACTCGGGTCTCCTCGGCGGCATTCTCGATCAGACCTTTCACGAGGCCTTTCACCTCGCCAAACGGATCCGCACCGAGACCGAGCTCGCCCGTCGTCCGGTATCGCTGGTGACCCTGGTGGAGCGCAAGCTCAACGAGCACCTCGACACCTCCTCGACCCCGGTCCTGATTCTCGGCGCCGGGGAGATGGCGCGGCAAACCCTGAAGCTGGTGCGCGGTAATGATTCGACCCGACCTGTGATCGTCGCCAACCGCACGCCCGAACGAGCACGCGAGATGGCCGGCGACGACCCCAATATTTCGACCATGCCTCTGGAGGAGGCAGCCGCGAAGCTCCCCCAGGTCGGGACCGTCCTCGCGGTCACCTCGTCGCACGAGGCGCTGCTCGACCGCAACGCGGTGGCGTCCGTCCGGGACAGACTTCCGGACGGTGAGGAGTTGCTGATCGTCGATCTGGCCATGCCCCAGAACGTCTCGCGCGAAGCCGGCAGCCTCGGACGCGTCGTGCTGCACGGAATCGAGGAGATGCGCGAGGAGGCCGAGACCAACCGCAAGCGCCGCCTCGAGGAGTTGGACCGATGCGAAAAACTCGTCGAGCATCAGCTCACCATCCTCCGCCGCCACCTTCTCGATCGCGCCCTTTCCCCAGCCGCACGCAGCATCCAGAAATCGTTCACTGAGATGGCGGACCGGGCGGTGCAGCACAGCTTCAGCAAGGAGCTCGCCCATCTCGGCGAAGAGGAGCGCCGTGCGGTCGAAAAAATGGCCAAGGGTTTGGCCAAGCGACTCGTGCAGGTCCCGTTGAAAGGCCTGAAGGTTGCCGCGGCTCACCATTCGAGCGCCGTGATCGACGGCTTCCTCATAGGCCTCCGAAGTAGTGACAGATCGCGAAAGGACGAAGATCGTTGA